In Myripristis murdjan chromosome 9, fMyrMur1.1, whole genome shotgun sequence, the following proteins share a genomic window:
- the LOC115364646 gene encoding zinc metalloproteinase-disintegrin-like brevilysin H2a encodes MQAKTIKPDPDCHRHSVTVTVHTGTMTHTLLLRLFILTASLKLSVSLGPVLDGVTHYEVVRPARLHTVRKRSAEHSRPDIMKYGMKVGEKDIEMHLEKNNEFLTTDYSETHYLEDGTPVTTTPDIDHCYYHGTIVNDSESTVSISTCDGLRGYFKTSAQSYLIEPLSGEDEGDHAVFKYDEHKNKPMVCGVTNTTWSSDFEPPTSRSRSRSSGPSLFQRQKYLELYLVADNREYLKWNKDQTELRKRIFEVVNFVNMVYKPLNTFIALVGLDVWSSRDLISVTAPAGASLDAFRTWRNSELVKRKKHDIAHLISGIDFEGATVGLAYVATACSGHSVGVVQDHNDQAIAIGATLAHEMGHNLGMSHDASDCVCSGDSCIMSASLSWVIPKSFSSCSSNNYEQYLTSRSPGCMLDKPDYNDVVAPAYCGNGFLERGEECDCGSVEDCINPCCNATTCKLTAGSQCAAGECCENCKILPWSRECRRKQDDCDLAEYCDGTSANCPEDVFAVNGLPCDGGKGYCYDGLCPQRADQCIRMYGPNAEVGSDHCFNQNTRGTYYAYCKRPQNDKYIPCQKEDVNCGKLFCSKGNENPNYGRMVRFGECKAAFFGDIASDRGQVDTGTKCGDGKVCSQNECMDLLSAYKSPNCSANCPGHGVCNHRSECQCEPGWKPPHCDTEDGSGLSTEAIAGISAVTVLLVLGAIAGTVAYIWKKRQGPGLPTAHTQKKQHALDNPTYHPTPPIQHVPVTQVVRTKPKGAPPPPPPAGNRPKPPIQSYTAARQALRPVPPPKV; translated from the exons ATGCAGGCAAAAACTATAAAGCCTGATCCAGACTGTCATCGGCACTCTGTCACAGTGACTGTCCACACTGggacaatgacacacacactcctactgCGGCTCTTCATCCTCACTGCCTCACTCAAGCTGTCAG TCAGTCTTGGCCCTGTTCTCGATGGCGTGACACATTATGAGGTGGTTCGACCCGCCAGACTTCACACAGTCAGAAAAAGAAGCGCAGAG CACTCAAGACCAGACATTATGAAGTATGGGATGAAAGTTGGAGAGAAAGACATTGAAATGCATCTAGAGAAGAATAA TGAATTTCTGACTACAGACTACAGTGAGACTCACTACCTAGAAGATGGCACACCAGTGACCACGACTCCTGATATT GATCACTGCTACTATCACGGCACGATTGTGAACGATAGTGAATCAACGGTCAGCATCAGCACTTGTGATGGACTCAG GGGATATTTCAAAACGTCTGCCCAGAGCTACCTGATCGAGCCTCTGTCCGGTGAGGATGAGGGGGATCATGCAGTGTTTAAATACGACGAGCACAAGAACAAGCCCATGGTGTGCGGGGTCACCAACACAACCTGGAGCAGCGACTTTGAACCCCCAACCAGCCGCAGTCGCTCCAGATCCTCG GGTCCCTCTCTTTTCCAGCGGCAGAAGTACCTTGAGCTCTATCTTGTTGCTGATAACCGTGAG TACCTGAAGTGGAACAAAGACCAGAcggagctgaggaagaggatATTTGAGGTTGTTAACTTTGTAAACATG GTGTACAAGCCCCTGAACACCTTCATCGCCCTGGTGGGGCTGGACGTCTGGTCCAGCAGAGACTTGATCTCAGTGACCGCCCCGGCTGGGGCTTCACTTGATGCCTTCAGGACTTGGAGGAACTCTGAGCTGGTCAAGAGGAAGAAGCATGACATCGCACATCTCATCTC AGGTATTGACTTTGAGGGAGCAACAGTGGGACTGGCTTACGTTGCGACTGCTTGCTCAGGTCACTCTGTTGGGGTAGTGCAG GATCACAACGACCAGGCCATTGCAATCGGAGCCACACTGGCCCATGAGATGGGCCATAACCTGGGCATGAGCCATGACGCCAGTGACTGTGTTTGTTCTGGTGATAGCTGCATTATGTCGGCATCCCTCAG CTGGGTCATCCCCAAGTCCTTCAGTAGCTGCAGCAGTAACAACTATGAGCAGTACCTGACGTCTCGGAGTCCCGGCTGCATGCTGGACAAACCAGACTACAACGATGTGGTGGCTCCTGCATACTGTGGGAATGGCTttctggagagaggagaggaatgtgACTGTGGCTCTGTGGAG GACTGCATCAACCCATGTTGCAATGCAACAACCTGTAAACTGACCGCTGGTTCACAGTGTGCTGCAGGAGAGTGCTGTGAGAACTGTAAG ATACTGCCTTGGTCCAGAGAGTGCCGTAGGAAGCAGGATGACTGCGATCTGGCAGAGTACTGTGATGGGACGAGCGCCAACTGTCCAGAAGATGTCTTTGCTGTGAATGGCCTCCCGTGCGATGGAGGAAAGGGCTACTGCTATGACGGCCTGTGTCCTCAGAGGGCCGACCAGTGCATCAGGATGTATGGGCCCA ATGCTGAGGTGGGCAGTGACCACTGCTTCAACCAGAACACCCGAGGTACCTACTATGCCTACTGCAAACGGCCCCAAAATGACAAGTACATCCCTTGCCAAAAAGA agaTGTGAATTGCGGGAAGCTCTTTTGCAGCAAGGGTAATGAAAACCCAAATTATGGTCGCATGGTCAGGTTTGGTGAGTGCAAGGCAGCTTTCTTCGGGGACATAGCCAGCGACAGGGGCCAGGTGGACACTGGGACTAAATGTGGAGACGGAAAG GTATGCAGCCAGAACGAGTGCATGGATCTGCTGAGCGCCTACAAATCACCTAACTGTTCAGCAAACTGCCCAGGGCATGGT GTGTGCAATCACAGaagtgagtgtcagtgtgaaCCTGGGTGGAAGCCTCCTCACTGTGATACGGAGGATGGAAGTGGCCTTTCCACGG AGGCTATTGCAGGCATCTCAGCCGTCACTGTACTGCTCGTACTGGGCGCCATTGCTGGGACTGTAGCATACATCTGGAAAAAACGACAAGGCCCTGGACTGCCAAC tgcacacacacaaaagaagcaGCATGCCTTGGACAACCCCACttaccaccccaccccccccattCAACACGTTCCAGTGACACAG GTGGTAAGAACAAAGCCCAAAGgagctccacctccaccacctccagcaGGGAACAGGCCTAAACCCCCCATCCAGAGCTACACAGCTGCACGCCAG GCTCTGAGACCAGTACCTCCACCAAAGGTCTGA